The Paenibacillus sp. RUD330 genome has a segment encoding these proteins:
- a CDS encoding AAA family ATPase, whose protein sequence is MENKPEKMGVVPSGFRGCRIIWINGAFGSGKTQTAWELHRRIPGSYVFDPENAGYYIRANLPDSLQMGDFQEFALWRSFNYDMLSYLADRHDGVLLVPMTVTDPHKFAEIAGRLRSDGRDLRHYALLASEGELLRRLRSRGEGRRSWAAAQIGRCVRDLKQDAFAEQLDTEQWSVAETAERIAALAGLELLPRSGRASGAWSRLQTKLLHVRWQKGLGRK, encoded by the coding sequence ATGGAGAACAAGCCGGAAAAAATGGGGGTTGTCCCCAGCGGGTTCCGCGGCTGCCGGATCATCTGGATCAACGGGGCTTTCGGGTCCGGCAAGACGCAGACTGCCTGGGAGCTGCATCGCAGAATTCCGGGTTCCTACGTCTTCGATCCGGAAAATGCCGGCTACTATATCAGGGCCAACCTGCCCGATTCCCTGCAAATGGGGGACTTCCAGGAGTTCGCGTTATGGAGAAGCTTCAATTACGATATGCTGTCCTATCTAGCCGATCGCCACGACGGCGTGCTGCTCGTGCCGATGACGGTGACGGATCCGCACAAATTCGCGGAGATCGCGGGCAGGCTGCGAAGCGACGGAAGGGATCTGCGGCACTATGCGCTGCTCGCTTCCGAAGGAGAGCTGCTTCGGCGGCTGCGCTCCCGGGGCGAAGGCCGCCGTTCCTGGGCTGCGGCGCAGATCGGACGCTGCGTGCGCGATCTGAAGCAGGATGCTTTTGCCGAGCAGCTGGATACCGAGCAATGGAGCGTAGCCGAGACAGCGGAGAGAATCGCGGCGCTCGCCGGCCTTGAGCTGCTTCCTCGCAGCGGCAGGGCGTCCGGGGCTTGGAGCCGGCTGCAGACGAAGCTGCTCCATGTCCGTTGGCAGAAGGGGCTGGGCAGGAAATAA
- a CDS encoding nucleotidyltransferase family protein translates to MNSIQGSFLPTDGADRKPLLEQQLAALLLSDPQAPDHLRHLRDHGPQEAWLAAGYIRNLVWDRLHGYRERTPLDDADVIYYDQEHPDEAEEKVWERRLSLGMPELRWSCKNQARMHAVSGLPPYEDAADAMGCWPETATAVAAAMREDGTIAVLAPHGLEDLFGLRLRPSPRLSDAGLFLRRTASKQWLAKWPRLQLISEED, encoded by the coding sequence ATGAACAGCATCCAAGGGAGCTTCTTGCCGACAGATGGAGCCGATCGCAAGCCGCTGCTTGAACAACAGCTCGCAGCGCTGCTCCTGTCCGATCCGCAAGCTCCCGATCATCTCAGGCATTTGAGAGATCATGGCCCGCAAGAAGCTTGGCTGGCCGCCGGCTATATCCGCAATCTGGTCTGGGACCGCCTGCATGGCTACCGGGAGCGCACGCCGCTTGATGATGCGGACGTCATCTATTATGATCAGGAGCATCCGGACGAAGCGGAGGAGAAGGTCTGGGAGCGGCGGCTGAGCTTGGGCATGCCGGAGCTGCGCTGGTCCTGCAAAAACCAGGCGCGCATGCATGCCGTCAGCGGCCTTCCGCCTTATGAAGACGCGGCGGATGCGATGGGCTGCTGGCCGGAGACGGCGACGGCCGTCGCCGCCGCCATGAGGGAGGACGGGACGATCGCCGTGCTCGCTCCGCATGGCCTGGAGGACTTGTTCGGCCTCCGGCTGCGGCCAAGTCCCCGGCTCTCCGATGCCGGGCTTTTCCTGCGCAGGACGGCGTCCAAGCAGTGGCTGGCCAAATGGCCCCGGCTGCAGCTGATTTCGGAAGAGGACTAG
- the dat gene encoding D-amino-acid transaminase: protein MSLAYFNGRFVPLDEAVVPVEERGHQFGDGVYEYMRFYDGKGFMLEEHLDRFYRSAELIRLDPGISRAELLAVMAQLLERSGLSHVDIYMQLTRGIAPRNHPFPDAPASLSMTVKPSREVNPELRKQGASVLLHPDERWMNCHIKSLNLLPNVLAKQAAVDAGCFEAVLVREDGFITEGSSSNMYLVKDGAIRTAPLSNRILPGIRREAVRRIALEAGIPFIEEPFMPAELLAADEAFLTSTGIEIIPVVRIHGQGPIGSGEPGETVRGLHRLFLEKTSLPASV from the coding sequence ATGAGTCTGGCTTATTTCAACGGCCGGTTCGTCCCGCTGGACGAGGCGGTCGTTCCGGTAGAGGAGCGCGGCCATCAATTCGGCGACGGCGTCTACGAGTACATGCGGTTCTACGATGGAAAAGGCTTCATGCTGGAGGAGCATCTCGACCGCTTCTACCGCAGCGCGGAGCTGATCCGATTGGATCCCGGCATCTCCCGCGCCGAGCTTCTCGCTGTCATGGCCCAGCTGCTGGAACGGAGCGGGCTGAGCCATGTCGATATCTACATGCAGCTGACGAGGGGCATCGCTCCCCGCAATCATCCGTTCCCGGATGCGCCTGCCTCCCTGTCCATGACGGTGAAGCCTTCCAGGGAAGTGAATCCCGAGCTGCGCAAGCAAGGGGCGTCCGTCCTGCTGCATCCCGACGAGCGCTGGATGAACTGCCATATCAAGTCGCTCAATCTGCTCCCCAACGTGCTGGCCAAGCAGGCTGCCGTCGATGCGGGCTGCTTCGAGGCCGTGCTCGTACGGGAGGACGGATTCATCACCGAGGGCTCCAGCTCCAACATGTACCTCGTCAAGGACGGCGCCATCCGCACCGCTCCTCTGTCCAATCGGATCCTGCCCGGCATCAGGCGCGAAGCGGTCCGCCGCATCGCGCTGGAAGCCGGCATCCCGTTCATCGAGGAGCCGTTCATGCCGGCCGAGCTGCTGGCTGCGGATGAAGCGTTCCTGACCAGCACCGGCATCGAGATCATTCCGGTCGTGCGGATCCACGGCCAGGGGCCGATCGGCTCCGGCGAGCCGGGCGAGACGGTCCGCGGGCTGCATCGCCTGTTCCTGGAGAAGACCTCGCTGCCGGCTTCGGTCTGA
- a CDS encoding sporulation protein, whose protein sequence is MSFFKNMMASIGIGSAQVDTVLEVSYSGIRPGDEINGRVIVTGGAVPQQINGIELLLMTSFIKEVNDQKVRENAAIARLPLRAAFEVKAGGKEEIPFRWQLPVTSPVTAGGTQIWVKTALDIASSLDASDEDYIKVLPHPLVGEVLEALSSLGFHTREVECKYAPHSRYGTSLLQEFELVPGRASGFGKLDELEIVFIPSAAYVDVLMEVDRRSGGFAEWLGTDESRISFRLYEADIQRGRAALAENLSSRIRSCM, encoded by the coding sequence ATGTCTTTTTTCAAGAATATGATGGCTTCAATCGGAATCGGGTCCGCCCAGGTCGATACGGTTCTGGAAGTATCCTACAGCGGCATTCGTCCAGGGGATGAGATCAACGGACGGGTCATCGTGACGGGAGGGGCGGTACCCCAGCAGATCAACGGCATCGAGCTGCTGCTCATGACCTCCTTCATCAAGGAAGTGAACGACCAGAAGGTCCGGGAAAATGCGGCCATCGCCAGGCTGCCCCTGCGCGCGGCGTTCGAGGTCAAAGCCGGAGGCAAGGAAGAGATCCCGTTCCGCTGGCAGCTGCCGGTGACGTCGCCGGTCACCGCCGGCGGCACGCAGATCTGGGTGAAGACCGCGCTGGATATCGCGAGCTCGCTCGACGCATCGGATGAGGATTACATCAAGGTGCTCCCCCACCCGTTGGTGGGCGAGGTGCTGGAAGCGTTGTCCTCGCTCGGATTCCACACCCGCGAGGTCGAATGCAAATATGCCCCCCACAGCCGGTACGGGACATCTCTCCTGCAGGAATTCGAGCTGGTTCCGGGCAGGGCGTCCGGCTTCGGCAAGCTCGACGAGCTTGAGATCGTCTTCATTCCTTCGGCTGCGTACGTGGATGTGCTGATGGAGGTCGACCGCCGTTCGGGCGGCTTCGCGGAATGGCTGGGTACGGACGAATCCCGCATTTCCTTCCGTCTATACGAGGCGGATATCCAGCGCGGCAGAGCTGCCCTGGCCGAGAACCTGTCCTCCCGCATCCGCAGCTGCATGTAA
- the crtI gene encoding phytoene desaturase family protein gives MSGSRKAVVVGAGLGGLSCAIHLALQGWNVTVVEKEPLPGGKLQRVEEGGYRFDNGPSTMTMQPVFEAVFEAAGRRREDYVEFHPLDPVARNAFHDGTIVDVTGDIGHMEEQISRYSPEDALKYRPFMKESARLYELASREFLSRLVVDWRDKLQPSLLAGFGRIRPFTPMSRTIRHYFRHPHTLAMFGRYATYVGASPQRAPSIFNMMAHVEAGQGVFGVKGGTYSIVEAFAKLAGELGVVIAAGDAAKRILIAGGKAAGVETEGGSRWEADAVVVNADPLAAVPRLIPDHPGASRMSSRLHRLEPSVSGFVLLAGVERDYPQLLHHNVFFPERYHLEFDDLFRKGMLPEKPAVYVCRSGGGAGAESAGEGPRSSLFVLVNAPAQRDGYSVENRKEEYAARILDLLEDRGLQGIGAAVRREGGLLRIQTPDDLQRRTGAWRGSIYGMSSNGFRQSFFRCPSKDSRLGRLWYVGGSTHPGGGTPIVTIGGRLVAERIAEEGARSGRA, from the coding sequence ATGAGCGGGAGCCGAAAAGCCGTCGTCGTCGGCGCCGGCCTGGGGGGGCTCAGCTGCGCGATCCATCTGGCCCTGCAAGGATGGAACGTGACGGTCGTGGAAAAGGAGCCCCTTCCCGGAGGCAAGCTGCAGCGCGTGGAGGAGGGCGGCTACCGGTTCGACAACGGCCCGAGCACGATGACGATGCAGCCCGTATTCGAAGCGGTGTTCGAGGCGGCCGGGCGGCGCCGAGAGGATTATGTCGAGTTCCATCCTCTCGATCCCGTCGCGCGCAATGCCTTCCATGACGGAACGATCGTGGACGTCACTGGCGACATCGGACACATGGAGGAGCAGATCTCCCGCTACAGTCCGGAGGACGCGCTGAAATACCGGCCGTTCATGAAGGAGAGCGCCCGCTTGTACGAGCTGGCTTCCAGAGAATTTCTCAGCCGCCTCGTGGTGGATTGGCGGGACAAGCTGCAGCCTTCGCTGCTCGCCGGCTTTGGACGGATTCGTCCGTTCACCCCGATGAGCCGGACGATCCGGCATTATTTCCGCCACCCTCATACACTGGCGATGTTCGGGCGTTATGCGACCTATGTCGGCGCATCCCCGCAGCGCGCACCTTCCATCTTCAATATGATGGCCCATGTCGAAGCCGGCCAAGGGGTGTTCGGAGTCAAGGGAGGCACCTATTCCATTGTGGAGGCTTTCGCGAAGCTGGCCGGAGAGCTGGGAGTCGTCATCGCGGCCGGCGATGCGGCCAAGCGGATTCTTATTGCCGGCGGGAAGGCGGCGGGCGTAGAAACCGAAGGCGGCAGCCGGTGGGAGGCCGACGCCGTCGTGGTCAACGCCGATCCGCTGGCGGCCGTGCCCCGCCTGATTCCGGACCATCCGGGGGCTTCCCGGATGAGCAGCCGTCTGCACAGGCTGGAGCCCTCCGTCAGCGGCTTCGTCCTGCTGGCCGGAGTCGAGAGGGACTACCCTCAGCTTCTGCATCACAATGTCTTTTTCCCCGAGCGGTACCATCTCGAATTCGACGACCTGTTCCGCAAAGGAATGCTGCCGGAGAAGCCGGCCGTCTACGTCTGCCGCTCCGGCGGAGGAGCGGGTGCGGAGAGCGCGGGCGAAGGCCCGAGGTCGAGCCTGTTCGTGCTGGTCAACGCTCCCGCGCAGCGCGACGGTTATTCCGTGGAGAACAGGAAGGAAGAATATGCCGCGCGCATTCTGGACTTGCTGGAAGACCGGGGCCTGCAAGGCATCGGCGCGGCTGTCCGGCGGGAAGGAGGCCTGCTTCGGATCCAGACGCCGGATGACCTGCAGCGCCGGACCGGAGCCTGGAGGGGGAGCATCTACGGCATGTCGTCCAACGGCTTCCGCCAGTCCTTCTTCCGCTGTCCGAGCAAGGATTCCCGCCTTGGGAGATTGTGGTATGTCGGAGGCTCGACCCATCCGGGCGGAGGCACTCCGATCGTGACGATCGGCGGGCGGCTGGTGGCGGAGCGCATCGCGGAAGAGGGAGCAAGATCGGGACGGGCATGA
- a CDS encoding glycosyltransferase family 2 protein, which yields MAAFLAALTGALAVQLLFVLWNRRYHVELGEPDRHRGSGQEAGGRNKKEAVSRGGRDGASAEPCSEDCKIMPSDISVLVPARNEERNIGDCLQALLALRGRPHEILVLDDHSEDGTACIVSSIAGDPETGVKLLQGLPLPEGWMGKSHACSQLALAASGRWLLFVDADVRLGPDALEAAAAEASLQRSGLVSGFPRQETGGWMERLVVSMMMFTILGHLPLRLVSRSDDPRFAAANGAFVLVEARSYARIGGHGAVRESLLDDMDLIRQAKRRGEPVRLARIDRIASMRMYRSPGEVWSGYRKNLFPGLGRSFPLMGFVFLAYALLYLAPPAALLGGLTAWAVSGAAPLWLGWAAAAAALGMAVKTAADVSSGLPAWYGMFMPASIVLTILIGLDSARVHYAGSGYEWKGRRYA from the coding sequence ATGGCAGCCTTTCTCGCGGCATTGACAGGCGCGCTCGCCGTTCAGCTGCTGTTCGTGCTGTGGAACCGCCGCTACCATGTCGAGCTTGGAGAGCCGGACAGGCACAGGGGGAGCGGGCAAGAGGCTGGAGGCCGGAACAAGAAGGAAGCCGTGAGCCGGGGCGGAAGAGACGGAGCCAGTGCAGAACCCTGCTCGGAGGATTGCAAAATAATGCCGAGTGACATTTCCGTTCTCGTGCCGGCCCGCAATGAAGAAAGGAATATCGGAGACTGCCTGCAAGCGCTGCTGGCGCTGCGCGGGCGGCCGCATGAAATTCTGGTGCTTGACGACCATTCCGAGGATGGAACGGCGTGCATTGTGAGCAGCATCGCCGGCGATCCCGAGACGGGCGTGAAGCTGCTGCAGGGCCTGCCGCTGCCGGAAGGCTGGATGGGCAAGTCCCATGCCTGCTCCCAGCTGGCTCTAGCCGCTTCGGGCCGGTGGCTGCTGTTCGTGGACGCCGATGTCCGGCTTGGCCCGGACGCGCTGGAGGCGGCCGCGGCGGAAGCCTCGCTCCAGAGGAGCGGACTCGTCAGCGGATTTCCCCGGCAGGAGACCGGGGGCTGGATGGAGCGGCTCGTCGTATCCATGATGATGTTCACGATATTGGGCCATCTGCCGCTGCGGCTCGTCTCCCGCTCGGATGATCCGCGCTTCGCCGCCGCCAACGGCGCCTTCGTTCTCGTGGAAGCCCGGAGCTACGCCCGAATAGGCGGGCACGGGGCGGTCCGGGAGTCTTTATTGGACGATATGGATCTGATCCGCCAGGCGAAGCGCCGGGGCGAGCCGGTACGGCTGGCCCGGATCGACCGGATAGCTTCCATGCGGATGTACCGCAGTCCGGGCGAAGTATGGAGCGGTTACCGCAAAAACCTGTTTCCGGGCCTCGGGAGAAGCTTCCCTTTGATGGGATTCGTGTTCTTGGCCTATGCGCTGCTCTATCTGGCGCCTCCGGCCGCCCTGCTCGGCGGCCTGACGGCATGGGCCGTCTCGGGAGCGGCTCCTCTCTGGCTGGGATGGGCCGCGGCCGCTGCGGCGCTGGGAATGGCGGTGAAGACGGCAGCCGACGTATCCAGCGGACTCCCGGCCTGGTACGGCATGTTCATGCCCGCCAGCATCGTCCTCACGATTCTCATCGGCCTGGATTCGGCGCGGGTCCATTATGCCGGAAGCGGCTACGAATGGAAAGGGAGGCGGTACGCATGA
- a CDS encoding lysophospholipid acyltransferase family protein yields the protein MIQADKKAWFRRLFFRYQKHYLFPRYLHGLYVSGDMEGGREGTDGTGAGVPVLYACNHVSWWDGLVLFQLAEQLSRQDHYIMMDEQGLRRYPFFRKIGAFSVNRGRPRDMLESLGYAESLLQAGAPVWVFPQGAITSPDADIRAAGGIGHLMRRAGQAELRPVTLRYLLGDHQKPLAAVRFGEPVRRDWGGMDRGEAASEVEALLREQAAEQRRILAECPLPGTGNGYEAVWEGGRRTTADRYRKLKEGVGPWQPFSRH from the coding sequence TTGATTCAGGCCGATAAGAAGGCATGGTTCCGGCGGTTGTTTTTCCGCTACCAGAAGCATTACCTGTTCCCGCGATATCTGCACGGCCTGTATGTATCGGGCGACATGGAAGGCGGCCGGGAAGGAACGGACGGCACCGGCGCAGGCGTCCCCGTTCTCTATGCTTGCAACCATGTGTCCTGGTGGGACGGGCTTGTGCTGTTCCAGCTGGCGGAGCAGCTGTCCCGGCAGGACCATTACATCATGATGGACGAGCAGGGCCTCCGGAGATATCCTTTCTTCCGGAAGATCGGGGCGTTCTCGGTCAACCGCGGCCGGCCGCGGGACATGCTGGAATCGCTGGGCTACGCGGAGAGCCTCCTGCAGGCGGGGGCGCCGGTATGGGTCTTCCCGCAGGGCGCCATCACGTCTCCGGACGCGGACATCCGGGCCGCAGGCGGAATCGGCCATCTGATGCGACGGGCCGGACAAGCCGAGCTCAGGCCGGTCACGCTGCGCTATTTGCTCGGCGATCATCAGAAGCCCCTTGCGGCGGTCCGCTTCGGCGAGCCGGTCCGGCGGGATTGGGGCGGGATGGACCGCGGCGAGGCCGCTTCCGAGGTCGAGGCCCTGCTCAGGGAGCAGGCGGCCGAGCAGCGGCGGATTCTTGCGGAATGCCCGCTGCCTGGGACCGGGAACGGATATGAGGCGGTCTGGGAAGGCGGCAGGAGGACGACTGCGGACCGGTACCGGAAGCTGAAGGAGGGGGTCGGGCCATGGCAGCCTTTCTCGCGGCATTGA
- a CDS encoding carotenoid biosynthesis protein, with protein sequence MSRPVQEEAFPVHPTGRTDRKEPVDYGLQDRQERQGSLERQARQERQARQDQGWRAGEKRAAGLGQRVALRRLASAYPVTALFAVWYSVGFLLMVFAEVPKPLEFSNGVFLVLYALCLCELAATGTGAARKHQDEALSPPAGWSRLALSAAGIAAGTFAVEYAGVHTGFPFGSYRYENTLGSLLGGVPWTMGLAWVGVILNGALLAGSQGRLVRALETGAWVVLLDLVLDPVAEARGFWHWQDGGAYYGIPAANFAGWFVVGALLSLLLPSGKVPASVRFAALRVMQAMLLLFGLLAAKAGLMPVFLLSLAVMAAAEGRVRFDSGR encoded by the coding sequence ATGAGCCGCCCCGTGCAGGAGGAGGCCTTCCCCGTCCATCCTACCGGGAGAACGGACCGGAAGGAGCCGGTGGACTACGGCTTGCAGGATCGCCAAGAGCGGCAGGGAAGCCTGGAACGCCAAGCACGCCAAGAACGCCAAGCACGGCAAGATCAAGGATGGCGGGCGGGTGAAAAGCGGGCAGCGGGGCTTGGGCAGCGGGTCGCTCTTCGGCGGCTTGCGTCCGCTTATCCCGTCACCGCCCTGTTCGCCGTCTGGTATTCCGTCGGCTTCCTGCTCATGGTGTTCGCCGAGGTGCCGAAGCCGCTTGAGTTCTCCAACGGCGTGTTCCTGGTCCTCTACGCGCTCTGTCTCTGCGAGCTGGCCGCGACCGGAACAGGCGCAGCCCGGAAGCATCAGGACGAAGCTCTTTCCCCGCCGGCGGGCTGGAGCCGTCTCGCACTGTCCGCCGCCGGCATCGCGGCGGGCACCTTCGCGGTCGAGTATGCGGGCGTGCATACCGGGTTTCCCTTCGGTTCCTACCGGTACGAAAATACGCTGGGATCGCTGCTCGGCGGCGTTCCGTGGACGATGGGGCTGGCATGGGTCGGAGTCATTCTGAACGGCGCCCTTCTGGCGGGCTCGCAGGGCAGGCTTGTCCGCGCCCTGGAGACGGGCGCATGGGTGGTGCTGCTCGATCTGGTGCTCGATCCTGTCGCGGAGGCGCGGGGATTCTGGCACTGGCAGGACGGCGGAGCCTATTACGGCATCCCGGCCGCTAATTTTGCCGGCTGGTTCGTCGTCGGGGCGCTCCTGTCCCTGCTGCTGCCATCGGGCAAGGTGCCCGCTTCAGTCCGCTTCGCCGCGCTTCGGGTCATGCAGGCAATGCTGCTGCTGTTCGGGCTGCTCGCGGCCAAGGCAGGCCTGATGCCTGTATTTCTGCTGTCGCTGGCGGTCATGGCGGCGGCCGAAGGGAGGGTCCGCTTTGATTCAGGCCGATAA
- a CDS encoding phytoene/squalene synthase family protein, translating to MLNPRLAASCEEVMKRSSASFYEAFRLLSSPRREAVFVIYAFCRMIDDSVDEPDKADYSLDELEALFGKLDEAEGHFIWPSLRWLMASFPIAKEPFLTQMSGQRLDRVQTHYDTLAQLEDYCYRVAGSVGEMLLPVLHESPDRDIVEAGIWLGKGMQVVNIIRDVGEDRGLGRRYIPLELMKRCGYPEERFAAGEVDAAFRRLLGELAGTAREWFGRGLARLSSYPQESAFAIRLAAHYYFAILHAVEENGYDVYGKRAYVSDEAKKTILRAVMADMAEAEREAADPGEGFTAAEQAGMQPSSPERLAQ from the coding sequence ATGTTGAATCCGCGGCTGGCCGCCTCATGCGAGGAGGTCATGAAAAGAAGCTCAGCCAGCTTTTACGAAGCCTTCCGCTTGTTGTCCTCGCCCCGCCGCGAAGCTGTCTTCGTCATCTATGCCTTCTGCCGGATGATCGACGATTCCGTGGACGAGCCGGACAAGGCGGACTACAGCCTGGATGAGCTGGAGGCGCTGTTCGGCAAGCTCGACGAAGCCGAAGGCCACTTCATCTGGCCCTCCCTGCGCTGGCTGATGGCAAGCTTCCCGATCGCGAAGGAGCCGTTCCTGACCCAGATGAGCGGACAGCGGCTGGACCGGGTCCAGACCCATTACGACACGCTGGCGCAGCTGGAGGATTACTGCTATCGGGTAGCCGGCTCCGTCGGCGAAATGCTGCTTCCCGTCCTGCACGAGAGTCCGGACAGGGACATCGTCGAGGCGGGGATCTGGCTCGGCAAAGGCATGCAGGTCGTCAACATCATCCGGGACGTCGGAGAAGACCGCGGTCTTGGAAGGCGGTACATCCCGCTCGAGCTGATGAAGCGCTGCGGGTATCCGGAGGAGCGGTTCGCGGCCGGAGAGGTGGACGCAGCGTTCCGCCGCCTGCTCGGCGAGCTTGCCGGGACGGCCAGGGAATGGTTCGGGCGGGGCCTCGCCCGTCTGTCCTCGTATCCCCAGGAGAGCGCGTTCGCTATCCGCCTGGCCGCCCATTACTATTTCGCCATTCTCCACGCGGTGGAGGAGAACGGATACGATGTCTACGGCAAACGGGCGTATGTGAGCGACGAGGCCAAGAAGACGATTCTCCGTGCCGTTATGGCCGATATGGCCGAGGCGGAGCGGGAAGCCGCCGATCCGGGGGAAGGCTTTACGGCAGCGGAGCAAGCCGGGATGCAGCCCTCGTCTCCGGAGAGGCTGGCTCAATGA